One region of Streptomyces leeuwenhoekii genomic DNA includes:
- a CDS encoding sensor histidine kinase: MSTHLRFAPEILIRLGEELIPHPDLGVIELVRNAYDADATRSVVQLHNATQPGGTLVVEDDGDGMTAEEIREGFLLIGRSSKPGTPDSRSSRRRIGEKGLGRLAALRLGRRVELVSRPRSEPGVEHSLVIDWSDYEAVRSVEEVELEIVSRPTSKAAGTSLTVHRLKQGFDKEQMERLARAMRLLTGFFNDEVTNFTATLIAPQFEQVSSAVNHSFFDECEYKLEAHLDEDGYASAVLYDWRGQVITRGDHIDVAPDTSSGRLQSPLRYQAPAASFELWMFLLNKRSFELRGSKRRYTDLRPWLRVVGGVHLFHRGLRVHPYGDQGFDWLDLNLLRARSPELRPSTNTSVGRVSVEDPDGLLIPKTDRMGFQENSAFIELREFARSATDWAARERKRIRDSERLGKPAPTTRSGSGPSVRHKPPHKVSTDHSTVTEHEGQTELLPLAPSPLIRRHEPVLPVVPLERLLYRWLATRGILSSALAALPVAEAVGAAESQALTIAASAIHSESFGVEALDLNEAVKRSLSALRPLLEKQEITLIEEIRGESILVAGSTSDLTSIVWNLSANSITSLAHANDLDVRSILVRTGIAGDRAVLEFSDSGPGITHVDLADMWRPGVTGEGRKSTGLGLTVVRDAVSDMCGRRPVVEEGDVSADAYGELGGATFRIRLPMLPEG, translated from the coding sequence TTGAGTACTCACCTGCGCTTTGCGCCGGAAATTCTGATTCGTCTGGGTGAGGAGCTGATCCCGCATCCCGACCTCGGCGTGATCGAGCTGGTCCGTAACGCGTATGACGCGGACGCGACGAGGAGCGTCGTCCAGCTTCACAATGCCACGCAACCTGGCGGCACCCTTGTGGTTGAGGACGACGGTGACGGCATGACGGCCGAAGAGATCCGCGAAGGATTTCTGCTCATCGGGAGGTCGTCCAAGCCTGGAACGCCAGACAGTCGCTCCAGTCGACGCCGGATTGGAGAGAAGGGCCTTGGCCGACTGGCGGCACTCCGTCTTGGGCGCCGGGTAGAGCTGGTGTCGCGTCCCCGCAGTGAGCCCGGCGTGGAGCACTCCCTGGTCATTGACTGGTCTGACTACGAAGCGGTCCGGTCCGTCGAGGAGGTGGAGCTTGAGATCGTGAGCCGCCCAACATCGAAGGCTGCTGGCACGTCGCTCACCGTTCACCGTCTCAAGCAAGGCTTCGACAAGGAGCAGATGGAGCGTCTCGCACGCGCCATGCGACTCCTCACTGGCTTCTTCAACGACGAGGTCACAAATTTCACTGCAACGCTTATCGCTCCACAATTCGAGCAAGTATCCAGCGCAGTGAACCACAGCTTCTTCGACGAATGCGAGTACAAGCTGGAGGCCCATCTCGACGAAGATGGATACGCGAGTGCTGTTCTTTATGATTGGCGAGGTCAGGTAATCACTCGGGGCGACCACATCGACGTTGCACCAGACACGAGCAGCGGACGCCTGCAATCTCCTCTCCGCTATCAGGCACCAGCCGCATCCTTCGAGCTGTGGATGTTCCTGTTGAACAAGCGATCCTTCGAGCTTCGCGGATCAAAACGACGGTATACAGACCTGCGGCCATGGCTCCGAGTTGTAGGTGGTGTTCACCTGTTCCACCGAGGGCTACGCGTGCACCCTTATGGAGATCAGGGATTCGACTGGTTGGATCTCAACCTACTCCGCGCCCGCAGCCCTGAGCTGAGGCCATCAACGAACACTAGTGTCGGACGGGTATCAGTAGAAGACCCGGACGGACTCCTCATCCCTAAGACGGACCGGATGGGGTTCCAGGAGAACTCTGCATTTATCGAACTCCGAGAGTTTGCCCGGAGCGCCACAGACTGGGCAGCCAGGGAAAGGAAGAGGATTCGGGATAGCGAACGGCTAGGGAAGCCCGCACCTACAACCCGTAGCGGGTCTGGCCCTAGTGTTCGGCATAAGCCACCACACAAGGTTTCAACGGACCACAGCACAGTTACAGAGCATGAGGGACAGACAGAACTTCTTCCCCTAGCGCCGAGTCCCCTCATCCGGCGACACGAGCCAGTATTGCCGGTCGTCCCACTGGAACGCCTTCTTTACAGGTGGCTCGCTACCAGGGGCATCCTTTCCTCTGCGCTCGCGGCTCTCCCTGTAGCCGAAGCAGTAGGCGCAGCAGAGAGTCAGGCACTCACCATCGCAGCATCGGCGATCCACAGCGAGAGTTTTGGAGTCGAAGCTCTGGATCTCAATGAGGCGGTCAAGCGCTCGCTGAGCGCTCTACGTCCCCTACTGGAAAAGCAAGAAATTACCCTAATCGAAGAAATCCGAGGCGAGTCGATTCTTGTAGCCGGCTCCACCTCAGACCTGACCTCGATCGTCTGGAACCTATCCGCCAACTCCATTACTTCATTGGCGCACGCTAACGACCTTGATGTTCGAAGTATTTTGGTGCGAACTGGCATTGCCGGAGATCGCGCAGTGCTAGAATTTTCGGACTCGGGCCCAGGTATCACCCACGTTGATCTCGCCGATATGTGGCGACCTGGTGTGACAGGCGAGGGGAGAAAGAGTACGGGCCTCGGGCTCACTGTAGTAAGGGATGCGGTATCCGATATGTGCGGTCGACGGCCCGTGGTCGAGGAGGGTGACGTCTCAGCTGACGCTTACGGCGAGCTGGGCGGCGCGACGTTCCGTATTCGCTTGCCTATGCTGCCCGAAGGGTAA
- a CDS encoding zinc finger domain-containing protein: MEYFTLAVKPTGHDPATVEAVLRRAWNACASVACPKCHVPPWQYCRNVTRGALYVTRYHRPRQDAAGAPALLAPVGIHGLRWAKGRGGFLWDDRRVPAV, encoded by the coding sequence ATGGAGTACTTCACCCTCGCCGTGAAGCCGACCGGCCACGACCCGGCCACGGTGGAAGCCGTCCTCCGCCGGGCCTGGAACGCCTGCGCGTCGGTGGCATGCCCCAAGTGCCACGTCCCGCCCTGGCAGTACTGCCGCAACGTCACCAGAGGCGCCTTGTACGTGACCCGCTACCACCGGCCCCGGCAGGACGCGGCGGGCGCCCCCGCGCTGCTCGCCCCGGTGGGAATCCACGGGCTCCGCTGGGCGAAGGGCAGAGGCGGCTTCCTGTGGGACGACCGGCGGGTCCCCGCGGTGTGA
- a CDS encoding AAA family ATPase encodes MNWMPYYRGDGVRREVELAPPPPWRTFPRKSQHAQYRPPAGMTDAVNAALHLRRPLLITGPAGSGKSTVIDQVAHELGLGDVLRWHITSRSTLGEALYRYDALGRIHAQNLGNLRGGGESQQDDIAPFLQLGPLGTALLPTDRPRALLIDEIDKSDPDLPSDLLDVLESGEYEIPELVRYREPKVRVRLWASRDTHEIDRGSVKCTEFPFIVLTSNGDRDFPPAFLRRCIRFTMPRLGADALTDIVSAHLGQPSDARATELISQFAARITQGEHLAVDQLLNAIALLTAPDGPDGAQAEQLRTLLLRELARD; translated from the coding sequence GTGAACTGGATGCCCTACTACCGAGGCGACGGCGTGCGCCGCGAGGTGGAGCTCGCCCCGCCACCGCCGTGGCGGACCTTCCCCCGCAAGTCCCAGCACGCGCAGTACCGTCCGCCCGCCGGCATGACGGACGCGGTCAACGCCGCGCTGCACCTGCGCCGCCCCCTCCTGATCACGGGACCGGCCGGTTCGGGCAAGTCCACCGTCATCGACCAGGTCGCTCACGAGCTGGGTCTCGGTGACGTGCTGCGCTGGCACATCACCTCGCGCAGCACCCTCGGCGAGGCCCTCTACCGCTATGACGCCCTGGGCCGCATTCACGCCCAGAACCTGGGAAACCTCCGCGGCGGCGGCGAGTCCCAGCAGGACGACATCGCCCCCTTCCTGCAGCTCGGCCCCCTGGGCACGGCCCTCCTGCCCACGGACCGCCCCCGTGCGCTACTCATCGACGAGATCGACAAGAGCGACCCGGACCTGCCCAGCGACCTCCTGGACGTGCTGGAGAGCGGCGAGTACGAGATCCCGGAACTCGTGCGCTACCGGGAGCCGAAGGTGAGGGTGCGCCTGTGGGCGAGCCGGGACACCCATGAGATCGACCGCGGCTCGGTGAAGTGCACGGAGTTCCCGTTCATCGTCCTCACCAGCAACGGCGACCGGGACTTCCCGCCCGCGTTCCTCCGGCGCTGCATCCGCTTCACCATGCCCCGGCTGGGCGCCGACGCGCTCACCGACATCGTGAGCGCCCATCTGGGGCAGCCGTCCGACGCCCGGGCCACCGAGCTGATCAGCCAGTTCGCCGCGCGCATCACCCAGGGCGAGCACTTGGCCGTGGACCAGCTCCTCAACGCCATCGCGCTGCTGACCGCGCCGGACGGGCCCGACGGCGCCCAGGCGGAACAACTGCGGACCCTGCTGCTGCGAGAACTGGCCCGTGACTGA
- a CDS encoding SAV_2336 N-terminal domain-related protein yields the protein MTDALPRLLAAVRAHVGDADPTLLADAAWLAASRAAATDAEEAPGPEVSGGPKPDRPATGPRTDAPGDPAPPPAARPAPVSVRRPDGTTPVRGVPLSVQRPAPLPEALALARALRPFRRPWPGGTRTRLDLDATIDHYARSGTLVPIFSRAPERWFEVILVVDTSVTMALWEDLAQALSRLMHGLGAFRAVHTWRLTWQDLEPRLHDHRGHTVPSHRAAQHSGSPRGRRLILVLTDCAAPGWRRDEPWHMLRAWGRSAPLALVDPLPRRLWHRSALDHPPCRAVGPYPAAPTAALRPADRASTGPLGGGQVLPTLTPTPHSLRAWAHTVMRADAEGCEAVVVPPGGRPRRQRDDVDAPSPAAMADAFVRTAPPAAVRLAVLASTLNSFTVPMLKVLRERALPETRLSDLAEVLSSGLLTVSRETGHEPVLGFTAAAQERLHRELTRRDARLVHQAMSAHLADHPHAPHGIQAVLHSPEAASRLPADLRPFAEAGTTALRMLGLHTTSRPTVGGPPPVPTAARAGADAPGEAPVTAGAPGQAPSGIPMPGQAPSAVPARDDPATGFPARRQSELVFAWSRTERRGFLRRLQDYFRGGRVTDGAPEPVGRSERDIALELAHGGLEHLVHQMLDPGPSWSRLWPDDPRQAGPYRLYARYLGGWSRVVMFLGLDTAGETVTVRVPLSTAPEVAESLIRTEAEALTRLAGAHAPRLLGHSVEDSPPWIAAECAHRREEGGPRPRPAPNLRLLLEERGALGEAALLRLGRDLAEALRHAHGAGLVHGSLAPHCVLLPDRGVQLVGWMTASVDGVPSRLRDAFRRDADFEAREAQENLGVTTASDVFAVGAILFTAATGQWAGRLHSGTPRDAWERAGLDGTLGDVLSGCLDPDPAVRPTAAELAEAFSGRPASRVRRERGPFPAQDASPWAPVPPERDRRWSPRREPFTLGGRVTDCHLYEGDGARAIPERNVLVHHLAEHVDLPAEVRRWRAEIEAEEARKAAAGEPHRWNSPRFALEGITVARTADQGEPVVHLKLRDADYYDFLAASLNLDRPRPGDGLTLRRLHLENRDPVHAPAFLSSSLGVIVAVETGADGKMLFARSSPHVAGYPRRWNASVSEGLSGAHDLPPDGSPISFHATARRALRKELGVTAEDRVELELLAFGLDLRLHQWAAFFRAVLPDLGEEDLRRRWARGVEDRWEHDSHAFVPADPDSVLDFILEQPDRAWAPCAPALFCLALVRGAVLRRGGDPAGRLDVEAAMRRARRRHGGAGPAE from the coding sequence GTGACTGACGCCTTGCCGCGCCTTCTCGCCGCCGTGCGGGCCCACGTCGGCGACGCGGACCCGACCCTGCTCGCCGACGCCGCCTGGCTGGCCGCGAGCCGCGCCGCGGCCACCGATGCCGAGGAAGCGCCCGGTCCCGAGGTGTCCGGTGGGCCGAAGCCGGACCGCCCTGCCACCGGCCCGCGGACCGACGCCCCCGGTGACCCCGCGCCGCCCCCGGCCGCGCGTCCCGCACCCGTGTCCGTCCGGCGCCCCGACGGCACCACCCCCGTGCGCGGCGTACCGCTGTCCGTGCAGCGCCCCGCCCCTCTCCCCGAGGCGCTGGCCCTCGCCCGGGCGCTCCGGCCGTTCCGCAGGCCCTGGCCGGGCGGTACCCGCACCCGGCTCGACCTCGACGCGACCATCGACCACTACGCCCGCAGCGGCACCCTGGTGCCCATCTTCAGCCGGGCCCCCGAGCGGTGGTTCGAGGTCATCCTCGTCGTGGACACCTCCGTGACCATGGCCCTGTGGGAGGACCTGGCGCAGGCGCTGAGCCGCCTCATGCACGGCCTGGGCGCCTTCCGCGCCGTTCACACCTGGCGCCTCACCTGGCAGGACCTGGAGCCCCGGCTCCATGATCACCGGGGGCACACGGTCCCCTCGCACCGGGCGGCGCAGCACAGCGGCAGCCCCAGGGGCAGGCGGCTGATCCTGGTGCTCACCGACTGCGCGGCTCCCGGCTGGCGGCGGGACGAGCCGTGGCACATGCTCCGCGCCTGGGGGCGCTCCGCTCCCCTCGCCCTCGTCGATCCCCTCCCCCGGCGCCTGTGGCACCGTTCCGCCCTCGACCACCCGCCCTGCCGGGCCGTGGGGCCCTATCCCGCCGCCCCCACCGCCGCGCTGCGCCCCGCCGACCGTGCGTCCACCGGGCCGCTCGGAGGCGGGCAGGTGTTACCGACGCTGACGCCCACCCCGCACTCCCTGCGCGCCTGGGCGCACACCGTGATGCGAGCGGACGCGGAGGGGTGCGAGGCGGTCGTCGTGCCGCCCGGGGGCCGTCCGCGCCGGCAGCGGGACGACGTCGACGCGCCCTCCCCCGCGGCGATGGCCGACGCCTTCGTCCGTACCGCCCCACCGGCCGCGGTCCGGCTGGCCGTCCTGGCATCCACGCTGAACAGCTTCACGGTTCCGATGCTCAAGGTCCTGCGCGAGCGGGCCCTGCCGGAGACCCGCCTTTCCGACCTCGCCGAAGTGCTCAGCAGCGGACTCCTCACCGTTTCACGTGAAACAGGCCACGAACCCGTGCTGGGCTTCACCGCCGCCGCCCAGGAGCGGCTGCACCGGGAGCTGACCCGCCGCGACGCCCGGCTCGTCCATCAGGCGATGAGCGCGCACCTCGCCGACCATCCCCACGCACCCCACGGCATCCAGGCCGTCCTACACTCCCCCGAGGCGGCGAGCAGGCTGCCCGCCGACCTCCGGCCTTTCGCGGAGGCCGGTACGACCGCGCTGCGCATGCTGGGCCTGCACACCACCTCCCGTCCCACGGTGGGTGGGCCCCCGCCCGTGCCGACGGCTGCGCGGGCGGGGGCCGACGCTCCGGGAGAGGCTCCGGTCACAGCGGGCGCGCCGGGCCAGGCGCCGTCCGGAATTCCCATGCCGGGCCAGGCACCGTCCGCAGTGCCCGCGCGGGACGACCCGGCGACCGGCTTCCCCGCCAGGCGGCAGTCGGAGCTGGTCTTCGCCTGGTCACGCACCGAACGCCGTGGATTCCTCCGCCGTCTTCAGGACTACTTCCGAGGTGGGCGTGTGACGGACGGCGCCCCGGAGCCGGTCGGCCGGTCCGAACGCGACATCGCCCTGGAGCTGGCACACGGCGGGCTGGAGCATCTCGTCCACCAGATGCTCGACCCCGGGCCGTCCTGGTCGCGCCTGTGGCCGGACGACCCGCGCCAGGCCGGGCCGTACCGGTTGTACGCCCGCTACCTCGGCGGATGGTCGCGCGTGGTGATGTTCCTGGGGCTCGACACCGCGGGCGAGACCGTGACGGTACGGGTGCCGCTCAGTACGGCTCCGGAGGTCGCCGAGTCGCTGATCCGTACCGAGGCGGAGGCGCTGACCCGGTTGGCGGGCGCGCACGCCCCCAGACTGCTGGGCCACAGCGTCGAGGACTCCCCGCCCTGGATCGCGGCGGAGTGCGCCCACCGGCGGGAGGAGGGCGGGCCACGGCCCCGCCCCGCGCCTAACCTCCGCCTCCTCCTGGAGGAGCGGGGGGCGCTGGGGGAGGCCGCGCTGCTGCGTCTTGGGCGGGACCTGGCCGAGGCGCTGCGCCACGCCCACGGCGCGGGGCTGGTCCACGGCTCGCTGGCACCCCACTGTGTCCTGCTCCCCGACCGGGGCGTGCAGCTCGTCGGCTGGATGACGGCCTCCGTGGACGGCGTGCCCAGCCGGCTGCGCGACGCCTTCCGCCGGGATGCCGACTTCGAGGCCCGCGAGGCGCAGGAGAACCTCGGTGTCACCACGGCGAGCGACGTGTTCGCGGTGGGGGCGATCCTCTTCACCGCCGCGACCGGGCAGTGGGCGGGCCGTCTCCACTCCGGTACGCCGCGCGACGCCTGGGAGCGAGCGGGCTTGGACGGAACGCTCGGTGACGTCCTGAGCGGCTGCCTGGACCCGGATCCGGCGGTCCGGCCCACGGCCGCCGAGCTGGCCGAAGCGTTCAGCGGCCGCCCCGCGTCCCGGGTCCGGCGCGAGAGGGGACCCTTCCCCGCTCAGGACGCTTCCCCGTGGGCTCCGGTCCCGCCCGAGCGGGACCGCCGGTGGTCTCCCCGACGGGAGCCGTTCACGCTGGGCGGCCGTGTCACCGACTGCCATCTCTACGAGGGCGACGGCGCCCGGGCCATCCCCGAGCGGAACGTCCTGGTGCACCACCTGGCCGAACACGTCGACCTGCCCGCCGAGGTCCGGCGATGGCGTGCGGAGATCGAGGCGGAGGAGGCGCGCAAGGCGGCGGCGGGCGAGCCGCACCGCTGGAACAGCCCCCGGTTCGCCCTGGAGGGCATCACCGTCGCCCGCACCGCCGACCAGGGCGAGCCGGTCGTCCATCTGAAACTGCGGGACGCGGACTACTACGACTTCCTGGCCGCGTCGCTCAACCTCGACCGCCCTCGCCCGGGCGACGGCCTCACGCTCCGCCGCCTTCATCTGGAGAACAGGGACCCGGTGCACGCCCCGGCGTTCCTCTCCAGCAGCCTCGGGGTGATCGTGGCGGTGGAGACCGGGGCCGACGGCAAGATGCTCTTCGCCCGGAGCAGTCCCCACGTGGCGGGGTATCCGCGGAGGTGGAACGCGTCCGTCAGCGAGGGCCTGTCGGGGGCCCACGACCTTCCCCCGGACGGCTCGCCGATCAGTTTCCACGCGACGGCGCGACGGGCGCTGCGGAAGGAGCTGGGGGTCACCGCGGAGGACCGGGTGGAGCTCGAACTCCTCGCCTTCGGGCTGGATCTCCGCCTCCACCAGTGGGCGGCGTTCTTCCGGGCGGTCCTGCCCGACCTGGGCGAGGAGGACCTGCGCAGGCGCTGGGCCCGGGGGGTGGAGGACAGGTGGGAGCACGACAGCCACGCCTTCGTGCCGGCCGACCCGGACTCCGTCCTCGACTTCATCCTGGAGCAGCCGGACAGGGCGTGGGCACCGTGCGCCCCGGCGCTGTTCTGCCTGGCGCTGGTGCGGGGTGCGGTGCTCCGCCGCGGCGGGGACCCCGCGGGCCGGCTCGACGTGGAGGCCGCCATGCGCCGGGCGCGCCGGCGCCACGGGGGGGCCGGTCCGGCCGAATAG
- a CDS encoding FG-GAP-like repeat-containing protein gives MGNRFTRSVATLAGLVLAGTGLAAVNAAPAAADVYDCPAGYFCGWSGESATGQMYKTNKSVADLGAWNDKIRSHVNRTTSIACVYEDKDYVPWGGYFAEEPAGAGEYSSYPTATTSSIKFVRTARECSQDAYPRWTSETSPKALGFGDMNGDRKADVIARDKAGRLWFTPGDGTGRLIGSGGWNAMNALARHGDFSGDGREDVIAREASTGKLWLYPGTGTGTLGARKLIGTGGWNAMSRITAVGDLSGDGRSDLMAVEKATGKLYLYPGTSAGSLGARKLLGTGGWNAMNALAGVGDANGDGRPDLYAREASTGKLWLYPGRTGALGARVLVGTGGWNAMDDLIAVGDFSGDGRPDLAAVSNEKYAIDGYVGHPGWLLTYRGQGNGLLASGERTDGEWWGLNGFC, from the coding sequence ATGGGGAACCGTTTCACCCGGAGCGTGGCGACGCTCGCCGGTCTGGTGCTCGCGGGCACCGGCCTGGCCGCCGTGAACGCCGCTCCGGCCGCCGCGGACGTCTACGACTGCCCGGCGGGTTACTTCTGCGGCTGGTCGGGCGAGAGCGCGACCGGGCAGATGTACAAGACCAACAAGAGCGTCGCGGACCTGGGTGCCTGGAACGACAAGATCCGCTCCCACGTCAACCGCACCACGTCGATCGCCTGCGTCTACGAGGACAAGGACTACGTGCCGTGGGGCGGCTACTTCGCCGAGGAGCCCGCCGGGGCCGGCGAGTACTCCTCGTACCCGACCGCGACGACCAGCTCGATCAAGTTCGTCCGTACCGCGCGCGAGTGCAGCCAGGACGCCTACCCGCGCTGGACCTCCGAGACCTCGCCGAAGGCGCTGGGCTTCGGTGACATGAACGGCGACCGCAAGGCCGACGTCATCGCCCGCGACAAGGCCGGGCGGCTGTGGTTCACCCCGGGCGACGGCACCGGCCGGCTCATCGGCTCGGGCGGCTGGAACGCCATGAACGCCCTCGCCCGGCACGGTGACTTCAGCGGCGACGGCCGCGAGGACGTCATCGCCCGCGAGGCGTCCACCGGCAAGCTGTGGCTCTACCCCGGCACCGGCACCGGCACCCTCGGCGCGCGCAAGCTGATCGGCACGGGCGGCTGGAACGCCATGTCCCGGATCACCGCCGTCGGCGACCTGTCCGGCGACGGCCGCTCCGACCTGATGGCGGTCGAGAAGGCCACCGGCAAGCTGTACCTGTACCCGGGCACCTCCGCCGGCTCCCTCGGCGCGCGCAAGCTCCTGGGCACCGGCGGCTGGAACGCGATGAACGCGCTCGCCGGCGTCGGCGACGCCAACGGTGACGGCCGTCCCGACCTCTACGCGCGCGAGGCGTCCACCGGCAAGCTGTGGCTGTACCCGGGCCGCACCGGCGCCCTCGGCGCACGCGTCCTGGTCGGCACCGGCGGCTGGAACGCCATGGACGACCTCATCGCGGTCGGTGACTTCTCCGGCGACGGGCGCCCGGACCTCGCTGCCGTGAGCAACGAGAAGTACGCGATCGACGGCTACGTCGGCCACCCCGGCTGGCTGCTCACCTACCGGGGCCAGGGCAACGGCCTCCTGGCGAGCGGCGAGCGGACCGACGGCGAATGGTGGGGCCTCAACGGCTTCTGCTAG
- a CDS encoding zinc-ribbon domain-containing protein has translation MIIFGTKGYLYQLAILTLVCGRCGNPSAHTLRKRVTKFTLFFVPLFPFSTKYATQCTFCGAEQQVTREQAEQLQAQAHAPNGQGHGQPHHQQPYQS, from the coding sequence GTGATCATCTTCGGCACCAAGGGTTATCTGTACCAGCTCGCGATACTGACGCTGGTGTGCGGCCGCTGCGGCAATCCCTCCGCCCACACCCTGCGCAAGCGGGTCACGAAGTTCACGCTGTTCTTCGTGCCGCTGTTCCCGTTCTCCACCAAGTACGCCACCCAGTGCACCTTCTGCGGTGCGGAGCAGCAGGTCACCCGGGAGCAGGCGGAGCAGCTCCAGGCGCAGGCCCACGCCCCGAACGGCCAGGGGCACGGGCAGCCGCACCACCAGCAGCCCTACCAGTCCTGA